Proteins encoded within one genomic window of Methanocorpusculum vombati:
- a CDS encoding AMP phosphorylase, with amino-acid sequence MILSSSLIDIATVLVLLHADDARQIGVREGDRVTIFNTPKGTSVRAPVVITETLISPGHVTISSGVNKRLQIMDGDHVEIRASSRPASIEFIRKKMDGGRLTREETAQIVEDMTKEVLSPSEITAYITAAYINGLDMDEVESLTREMVASGDRLTFNTRPIVDKHSIGGVPGNKITLLVVPVIAASGLLIPKTSSRAITGAGGTADLMEALAPVTFTVQEIQQMTLKAGGVIVWGGATNIAPADDMIITYEYPLKIDARGQMLASIMAKKMAVGSDTCVIDIPVGPGTKIPDEAEGRVLAGELIELGRRLGIRVECAITYGGAPVGRNIGVNLEVAEALRILEGDAGPNSLMQKSVALAGMALEMTGKTAYGFGAEAAMDLIRNGKALAKMKDIIEVQGGDPKITSADLAFGSNVFDVPAPNDGYVVSVKNRDLINIARTAGSPADHGAGLHLHKKPGEAVKKGEPILTIYAERGWRLQRAIEEARVSMPVVVEGMLLDRVPPVRRVA; translated from the coding sequence ATGATACTCAGCAGCTCCCTCATTGACATTGCCACCGTACTCGTCCTGCTCCACGCAGACGACGCCCGGCAGATTGGGGTCCGGGAAGGAGACCGGGTCACCATATTTAATACCCCCAAAGGAACATCGGTCCGTGCCCCCGTCGTAATAACCGAGACCCTGATCTCCCCGGGACACGTAACCATCAGCTCCGGCGTCAACAAACGTCTTCAGATCATGGATGGCGACCATGTAGAAATTCGCGCATCATCCCGCCCCGCATCCATCGAATTCATCCGCAAAAAAATGGACGGCGGCCGGTTAACCCGTGAAGAAACCGCCCAGATCGTGGAAGACATGACCAAAGAAGTCCTCTCTCCCTCCGAGATCACCGCCTACATCACCGCAGCCTACATCAACGGCCTTGACATGGATGAAGTAGAATCCCTCACCCGCGAAATGGTAGCATCCGGTGACCGGCTGACCTTCAACACCCGGCCGATTGTAGATAAACACTCCATCGGCGGAGTGCCGGGAAACAAAATTACTCTCCTCGTCGTACCGGTCATCGCAGCATCCGGTCTTCTCATCCCGAAAACCAGCTCCCGTGCCATTACCGGTGCAGGCGGAACCGCCGATCTGATGGAAGCACTTGCCCCTGTCACATTCACAGTACAGGAAATTCAGCAGATGACCCTGAAAGCCGGCGGCGTAATCGTCTGGGGAGGAGCGACCAACATCGCCCCCGCCGATGACATGATCATCACGTATGAATACCCGCTGAAGATCGATGCACGCGGCCAGATGCTTGCAAGTATCATGGCAAAAAAGATGGCGGTGGGATCTGACACCTGTGTCATTGACATTCCGGTTGGTCCCGGAACAAAGATTCCGGATGAAGCGGAGGGAAGAGTACTTGCGGGAGAACTGATCGAACTCGGCCGGAGGCTTGGCATTCGTGTTGAGTGTGCGATCACCTATGGCGGTGCACCGGTCGGCAGAAATATCGGGGTGAATCTAGAGGTTGCAGAAGCCCTCAGAATCCTTGAAGGCGATGCGGGTCCCAACTCCCTGATGCAGAAGAGTGTGGCACTTGCCGGGATGGCGCTGGAGATGACTGGCAAAACGGCATACGGATTCGGGGCAGAGGCTGCAATGGATTTGATCCGAAACGGAAAAGCACTGGCAAAAATGAAAGATATTATTGAGGTGCAGGGAGGTGATCCGAAGATCACGTCTGCGGATCTTGCATTCGGATCCAATGTGTTTGATGTGCCTGCTCCCAATGACGGGTATGTTGTTTCGGTGAAGAACCGGGATCTGATCAATATCGCCCGGACGGCGGGATCCCCGGCGGATCATGGTGCCGGTCTGCACCTGCATAAGAAACCGGGAGAGGCAGTAAAGAAAGGTGAGCCGATTCTGACGATCTATGCGGAGCGCGGATGGAGGCTGCAGCGTGCGATTGAGGAGGCGCGGGTGAGTATGCCTGTTGTGGTGGAAGGGATGCTGCTGGATCGCGTGCCGCCGGTCCGGCGTGTTGCATAA
- a CDS encoding PGF-CTERM sorting domain-containing protein: MFTVTISGKSLLQPPPVVPATTPPIQTPGFGAFIAHAGLGAVALPVLRRN, encoded by the coding sequence ATGTTCACAGTCACCATCAGCGGCAAATCACTGCTCCAACCACCACCTGTTGTACCTGCAACGACTCCCCCGATTCAGACTCCGGGATTCGGCGCATTCATTGCACACGCAGGACTTGGCGCAGTAGCACTCCCCGTACTCCGCAGAAACTAA
- a CDS encoding RNA-guided pseudouridylation complex pseudouridine synthase subunit Cbf5 — MSYTGVLLVDKPRGPSSHQVAAWVGEMLKSSVGHSGTLDPMVSGVLVVMLGKAVRLAPLLLLHEKEYVACLRLHADVPREQVEEAVKQFTGRVYQRPPRRSAVKRALRIRVIHRIELLDMQDRLVLIRVRCEAGTYIRSLCVHIGRVLGCGSQMIELRRTRSGGFSVEDTHTLHEIRDAVERGDRDAIQSMLLPPEEAIMDIPKIVVRPGAADAVSHGAILAGVGVLRCDPFVRGQSVAVVSEEGILIALGEALRDSAKFVCGEPGFVARSTRVFVSPSDANK, encoded by the coding sequence ATGAGTTACACAGGTGTCCTGCTGGTGGACAAGCCCCGAGGCCCGAGCAGTCACCAGGTTGCCGCCTGGGTTGGTGAGATGCTGAAAAGCAGTGTGGGCCACTCGGGAACCCTCGACCCGATGGTTTCTGGGGTACTGGTGGTCATGCTCGGTAAAGCGGTACGTCTCGCACCGCTTCTCCTCCTGCACGAGAAGGAGTATGTCGCGTGTCTCCGTCTCCATGCGGATGTTCCCCGCGAACAGGTTGAAGAAGCGGTGAAGCAGTTCACCGGCCGGGTTTATCAGCGCCCGCCCCGCCGTTCGGCGGTGAAGCGGGCGCTGCGCATCCGGGTAATTCACCGGATTGAACTTCTGGATATGCAGGATCGGCTGGTTCTGATCCGTGTCCGTTGCGAAGCGGGGACGTATATCCGATCGCTGTGCGTGCATATCGGCCGGGTTCTCGGCTGCGGTTCACAGATGATTGAACTGCGGCGTACCCGTTCCGGCGGGTTTTCGGTGGAGGATACGCACACGCTGCACGAGATCCGTGATGCAGTTGAACGGGGAGACAGGGATGCGATCCAATCGATGCTGCTCCCTCCCGAGGAGGCAATCATGGATATTCCGAAGATTGTGGTGCGGCCCGGAGCGGCGGACGCGGTTTCCCATGGTGCAATCCTTGCTGGTGTTGGTGTTCTGCGCTGTGATCCGTTTGTGCGGGGACAGAGTGTTGCGGTCGTTAGTGAAGAGGGAATACTCATCGCGCTTGGGGAGGCGCTGCGTGACTCGGCAAAGTTTGTCTGCGGAGAGCCCGGTTTTGTGGCAAGATCCACCCGGGTTTTTGTTTCTCCTTCCGATGCAAACAAGTAA
- a CDS encoding uroporphyrinogen-III synthase: MLLAITRLAEKGTADAALCKQYGHECRVVSPLRAEIRSSTIQTFVLAAADHEFDAIFFTSALPAQKIAPLLPPHLTKTTRVIAIGPQTAKVLHQAGIAAETLPTFYSRDFVPYLGDWIEGKRIGIPRADVPNPDLINAIEDAGGMAFEYRCYGLEPTSEPLNLDDVDAILFTSANSYKMALLPSLDTGSLLPMAIGEVTADAMRAGGLEPKVIGDGSLEGTLKALNAYLRSTE; this comes from the coding sequence ATGTTACTTGCGATCACCCGTCTCGCCGAAAAAGGTACGGCAGACGCGGCTCTCTGCAAACAATACGGACACGAATGCCGTGTCGTCTCCCCCCTCCGTGCCGAAATCCGCAGCAGTACCATTCAGACATTTGTCCTCGCCGCAGCAGATCACGAATTCGATGCAATATTTTTCACCAGCGCCCTTCCCGCACAAAAAATTGCTCCGCTCCTCCCTCCTCACCTCACCAAAACCACGCGGGTGATCGCTATCGGCCCGCAGACCGCAAAAGTACTGCATCAGGCAGGTATCGCCGCAGAAACACTCCCTACCTTTTACTCACGGGACTTCGTCCCGTACCTCGGCGACTGGATCGAAGGAAAACGCATCGGCATTCCGCGTGCTGACGTCCCGAATCCGGATCTTATTAACGCAATCGAAGATGCAGGCGGTATGGCATTTGAGTACCGGTGCTATGGTCTCGAACCAACCAGCGAACCGCTGAACCTTGACGATGTTGATGCAATCCTCTTCACCAGCGCCAACTCCTACAAAATGGCGCTTCTTCCCTCACTCGACACCGGATCCCTTCTCCCTATGGCCATTGGCGAGGTCACTGCAGACGCAATGCGTGCCGGCGGTCTTGAACCAAAAGTCATCGGCGACGGATCACTGGAAGGAACACTCAAAGCATTGAACGCCTACCTGCGGAGTACCGAATGA
- a CDS encoding tripartite tricarboxylate transporter permease codes for MNEYWTARVNILSRRYCGMLGAVAGCVVGVVLGTISGLVPGVHSNTVAGFLAGCSGPLLLLFGPEGLVAAIVATMVTHTFLDAVPSTFLGVPDPDTVLSVLPAHRLCLAGHGEEAVRMSALGSVAGFVLCLPLFVVFMLVLPPMQGYIDWGIGLVILVAAGLLVVFSRSPGWALAVFGVSGVLGVFSLGYGYFSFGMFGTGEVLLPLLTGLFGVPVLLLSMQSSAEFPPQRFSGLLIGSREMVWSGVRGAVAGAIVGWLPGFSSGTANALLAIRRDGDFEKTDARGYLVATSAANTANAVLGIAALYAVGRMRSGAMVALGSLELPPLSFVVLVAAAAALCGYGLTIAASRSVPVLMRVNQRVLARVVLVFLIAVSFVFCGPFGLLILVTATLVGMVPGLLGVPRIFCMGAIMVPVMLFTLDVIRF; via the coding sequence ATGAATGAGTATTGGACGGCCAGAGTTAATATTCTGTCCCGTCGATATTGTGGTATGCTTGGTGCGGTTGCGGGGTGTGTTGTCGGGGTTGTTCTCGGAACGATTTCAGGACTGGTTCCGGGGGTGCATTCCAATACGGTTGCAGGGTTTTTAGCGGGGTGTTCCGGGCCGCTGCTGTTGTTGTTCGGGCCGGAGGGTCTTGTTGCGGCGATTGTTGCGACGATGGTTACGCATACGTTTCTTGATGCGGTTCCGTCGACGTTTCTGGGGGTGCCGGATCCGGATACGGTTCTGTCGGTGCTTCCTGCTCACCGGTTGTGTCTTGCAGGTCACGGGGAGGAGGCAGTCCGGATGTCGGCTCTGGGGAGTGTTGCGGGGTTTGTGTTGTGTCTTCCGTTGTTTGTGGTGTTTATGCTGGTTCTTCCGCCGATGCAGGGGTATATTGATTGGGGTATCGGGCTGGTGATTTTGGTTGCGGCAGGTCTTTTGGTGGTGTTTTCACGGTCGCCCGGATGGGCGCTTGCGGTGTTTGGGGTGTCGGGTGTTCTGGGTGTGTTTTCGTTGGGGTATGGATATTTTTCGTTCGGGATGTTCGGGACCGGGGAGGTGCTGCTGCCGTTGCTGACGGGGTTATTCGGGGTGCCGGTTTTGTTGTTGTCGATGCAGTCGTCTGCGGAGTTTCCTCCGCAGCGGTTTTCTGGGCTGCTGATTGGCAGTCGTGAGATGGTTTGGAGCGGGGTGCGGGGTGCTGTTGCAGGGGCGATTGTGGGATGGCTGCCGGGATTTTCGAGTGGAACGGCGAATGCGCTGCTTGCGATCCGGCGGGACGGAGATTTTGAGAAGACGGATGCACGCGGGTATCTGGTTGCGACGAGTGCGGCGAACACGGCGAATGCGGTTCTGGGGATTGCGGCGCTGTATGCGGTGGGGAGGATGCGGAGCGGTGCGATGGTTGCTTTGGGGTCGCTGGAGCTGCCGCCGTTGTCTTTTGTGGTGTTGGTTGCGGCTGCTGCTGCGCTGTGCGGGTATGGTCTGACAATTGCTGCGTCACGGTCTGTGCCGGTTTTGATGCGGGTGAATCAGCGGGTGCTTGCGAGGGTGGTGCTTGTGTTTCTGATTGCGGTGTCGTTTGTATTCTGCGGGCCGTTTGGTCTGTTGATTCTTGTAACCGCTACGCTGGTGGGGATGGTTCCCGGTCTGCTGGGTGTGCCCCGGATTTTTTGTATGGGGGCGATTATGGTGCCGGTGATGTTGTTTACGCTGGATGTGATCCGGTTTTGA
- a CDS encoding tyrosine-type recombinase/integrase, with translation MTPATNNIREVKTGTDLETKTPIRIIGSTTPISDFLQLYDNKKTRENYRLAIGAYLRCLYAGTFKRPHEIDPHAVTYLKELAEGRNYHRDLRIAGNTFSKNYAPMTANLYLKATCVWLEDNGFSLSRRERSRIFINLPPARASTQEIELKRRVFQEMYLEMPEHIGALLLTMVGSGMRLGEATKLLKTDLDDSQSRTAVNIRAEITKTKTARVTYLTQEASEALRDYFAVRKDNDPRVFPFSALTAQYHFRKTADFLGYGNPDPATNTRQLHWHMTRKWFISRFSLAANKDIAELLAGHEGYLSASYQRYTKKQILKQFKKAEHEISILR, from the coding sequence ATGACACCAGCCACAAACAACATTAGAGAAGTTAAAACAGGAACCGACCTCGAAACAAAAACCCCGATCCGCATCATCGGATCAACAACCCCCATCAGTGACTTCCTGCAGCTCTACGACAACAAAAAAACCCGGGAAAACTACCGGCTTGCAATCGGAGCCTATCTCAGATGTCTCTACGCAGGCACCTTCAAACGCCCGCACGAAATTGACCCGCATGCAGTCACCTACCTCAAAGAACTCGCAGAAGGCAGAAACTATCACCGGGACCTCAGAATCGCAGGAAACACCTTCTCCAAAAACTACGCTCCCATGACCGCAAACCTCTACCTCAAAGCAACCTGCGTCTGGCTTGAAGACAACGGATTCTCCCTCAGCAGACGGGAACGCTCACGAATCTTCATCAACCTCCCGCCCGCGCGGGCCTCCACCCAAGAAATAGAACTCAAACGCAGAGTCTTTCAGGAAATGTACCTCGAAATGCCCGAACACATCGGCGCACTCCTCCTCACCATGGTAGGATCCGGCATGCGGCTCGGCGAAGCCACCAAACTTCTCAAAACCGACCTCGACGACAGTCAGTCCCGCACCGCCGTAAACATCCGTGCCGAAATCACCAAAACAAAAACAGCACGCGTCACCTACCTCACACAGGAAGCATCCGAAGCACTCCGCGACTACTTCGCCGTCCGCAAAGACAACGACCCGCGGGTCTTCCCCTTCTCAGCCCTCACCGCCCAGTATCACTTCCGCAAAACCGCCGACTTCCTCGGCTACGGAAACCCCGACCCCGCGACCAACACCCGCCAGCTTCACTGGCACATGACCCGCAAATGGTTCATCTCACGATTCAGCCTTGCCGCAAACAAAGACATCGCCGAACTCCTCGCCGGTCACGAAGGATACCTCTCCGCATCCTACCAGCGCTACACCAAAAAACAGATCCTCAAACAATTCAAAAAAGCCGAACATGAAATCAGCATCCTCCGATAA